In Arctopsyche grandis isolate Sample6627 chromosome 13, ASM5162203v2, whole genome shotgun sequence, one DNA window encodes the following:
- the LOC143921145 gene encoding uncharacterized protein LOC143921145 — protein MECRLCLGLAPAESSVSIFGDPHSERLEQRIRTCCQIDVKRSDGLPDTVCLSCKNNLELLISFRKACFRSNETSQLRLDDCLKIKTEEVLLEDVIWDDEPSLPTIHRMNSEICLKPKKLHKRSHIAENLFKCDICLKSFIRKKTLVKHFRTHMGEEPYKCEISLKSFTLKPVLEQHKKLHAEIKPHKCDICLKSFSQKSYLKQHKKLHAEIKLHKCDICLKSFIRKDTLVQHLRTHTGEKPYKCDICLQQFTQMSSLDKHKKMHAGIKPHKCDICLKSYYRKIDLLSHLRSHTGERPYKCDICLKSFSDKSNFKKHKKLHAEIKPHKCDICLKSYVRKNQLVSHLGSHTGEGPYKCEICLQQFTQMSSLDKHKKLHAGIKPHKCDICLKSFSRKSTLEQHKNSHAGIKPHKCDICSKSFARKGDIVKHLRSHTGEKPYKCIICVKQFTQKSGLDKHKKLHAGIKPHKCEICLKSFSEKSNLEKHKKSHTGIKLHKCEICLKSFTRKSSLWSHNKLHTGKNIKKNKIV, from the exons atggagtgcaggctttgtcttggattaGCTCCGGCCgaatcttccgtctccatcttcggcgatcctcattcagagcgtctggagcaacgcattcggacctgctgtcaaattgat gtTAAAAGAAGCGATGGATTGCCagacacggtgtgtctttcgtgtaagaacaatctggaattattgatcagctttcgaaaggcttgttttcgaagcaacgaaacgtctcaactgaggttagatgattgcttgaagatcaagactgaagaagttttattggaagatgtaatatgggacgatgagccttcactaccAACAATTCACCGAATGaatagtgaaatttgtttaaagccaaaaaaattacacaaaagaTCACATATTGCAGAAAAcctgttcaaatgtgatatttgtttaaaatcatttattcgaaaaaagaCACTTGTCAAACATTTTAGAACTCACATGGGTGAagagccttacaagtgtgaaataagtttaaaatcatttactctaaaACCTGTCCTCGagcaacataaaaaattacatgctgagataaaaccacacaaatgtgacatttgtttaaaatcattttctcaaaaatcttacctcaagcaacataaaaaattgcatgctgagataaaactacacaaatgtgacatttgtttaaaatcatttattcgaaaagataCACTTGTCcaacatttaagaactcacacgggtgaaaagccttacaagtgtgatatttgtCTACAACAATTTACTCAAATGTCTAGTCTcgacaaacataaaaaaatgcatgctggtataaaaccacacaaatgtgacatttgtttaaaatcatattatcGTAAAATTGATCttttgtcacatttgagatctcacacgggggaaaggccttacaagtgtgatatttgtttaaaatcattttctgataAATCTAACTtcaagaaacataaaaaattgcatgctgagataaaaccacacaaatgtgacatttgtttaaaatcatatgttcgtaaaaatcaacttgtgtcacatttgggatctcacacgggggaagggccttacaagtgtgaaatttgtctacaaCAATTTACTCAAATGTCTAGTCtcgataaacataaaaaactgcatgctgggataaaaccacacaaatgtgacatttgtttaaaatcattttctcgaaaatctacCCTCGAGCAACATAAAAATTCACATGCTggtataaaaccacacaaatgtgacatttgttcaaaatcatttgctcGTAAAGGTGATATTGTGAAACATTTgcgatctcacacgggggaaaagccttacaagtgtatTATTTGTGTAAAacaatttactcaaaaatctggtcttgacaaacataaaaaattgcatgctgggataaaaccacacaaatgtgaaatttgtttaaaatcattttctgaaaaatctaacctcgagaaacataaaaaatcgcatactgggataaaactacacaaatgtgaaatttgtttaaaatcatttactcgaaaatctaGCCTCTGGTCACATaataaattgcatactgggaaaaatataaaaaaaaataaaattgtataa